Proteins encoded in a region of the Mucispirillum schaedleri ASF457 genome:
- the trxA gene encoding thioredoxin — protein sequence MALEFNENNFKEEVLNSDKPVLVDFWAVWCGPCKLLGPTIDELHKELEGKVKVGKVNVDENQNLAAQFGVMSIPTVIIMKGGKVVEQFIGMQPKGVYIDALNKHM from the coding sequence ATGGCACTAGAATTTAATGAAAATAATTTTAAAGAAGAGGTTTTAAATAGTGATAAACCTGTTCTTGTAGACTTTTGGGCAGTTTGGTGTGGACCTTGCAAATTACTTGGACCAACTATTGATGAATTACACAAAGAATTAGAAGGAAAAGTTAAAGTTGGTAAAGTAAATGTAGATGAAAACCAAAATTTAGCTGCACAGTTTGGTGTTATGAGTATTCCAACTGTTATAATTATGAAAGGTGGTAAAGTTGTTGAGCAGTTTATTGGTATGCAGCCAAAAGGCGTATATATTGATGCATTAAATAAACATATGTAA
- a CDS encoding heat shock protein transcriptional repressor HspR, with protein MDNNSPKYMISIASEILNLHPQTLRQYERLGLVVPCRVDGKNRLYSENDIEKLQLIKTLTQKQGVNLAGVEIILNMQEQITLLNKKILQIGTNIQSKYGEDMSIMDKNTNNIQTIKIEREK; from the coding sequence ATGGATAATAATTCACCTAAATATATGATAAGCATAGCTTCTGAAATATTAAATCTTCACCCGCAGACATTAAGACAGTATGAGCGTTTAGGTCTTGTAGTTCCGTGTCGTGTTGATGGTAAAAACAGGCTTTATTCAGAAAATGATATAGAAAAATTACAGCTTATAAAAACTTTAACACAGAAGCAGGGAGTAAATCTTGCTGGTGTTGAAATAATATTGAATATGCAGGAACAAATCACTTTATTAAATAAAAAAATACTGCAGATTGGAACAAATATTCAATCAAAATATGGTGAGGATATGTCTATTATGGATAAAAATACAAATAATATCCAGACCATAAAAATAGAAAGAGAAAAGTAG
- the dnaJ gene encoding molecular chaperone DnaJ, whose amino-acid sequence MAKNYYDILEVSKTATADEIKKSYRKLARKYHPDVNPGDKEAENKFKELSEAYAVLSDPEKRKEYDSIGHEAFTSSGHGYNFQNMNYEDMRNFNFGGTSFEDLFSDFFGGFSPKSSRSRSKAKAAKGSDIVYSIKVPFTDAVKGTTYELNINRDAQCPSCNGTGGKKTACSVCHGTGMASDGSFFASPCRICSGTGEKIIEPCIKCRSKGYVHINEHIKIKIPAGIDNDSKIRVSGKGNAGENGAPEGDLYIKTTIIDNPVYERNGSDLTINMDIDIFEAALGIKLTVPTPYGAVNLNVPAGVKSGQKLRLKGKGMPVLRKNINGDLYVVINIKAPEKLSDNVKDLLIKAQSLSPKLDRSDILAKGTI is encoded by the coding sequence ATGGCTAAAAATTATTATGATATACTAGAAGTAAGTAAAACAGCTACTGCTGATGAAATCAAAAAAAGTTATAGAAAACTTGCTAGAAAATATCATCCAGATGTAAACCCTGGGGATAAAGAAGCTGAAAACAAATTTAAGGAACTTTCAGAAGCTTATGCTGTTCTTTCAGACCCTGAAAAAAGAAAAGAATATGATTCTATAGGTCATGAAGCTTTTACAAGCAGCGGTCATGGATATAATTTCCAAAATATGAATTATGAAGACATGAGAAATTTCAATTTTGGCGGCACTTCCTTTGAAGATTTATTTAGTGATTTCTTTGGTGGTTTTTCACCAAAATCTTCAAGAAGTAGAAGCAAGGCTAAAGCTGCAAAAGGCTCAGATATTGTTTACTCTATAAAAGTTCCATTTACTGATGCTGTTAAAGGAACAACTTACGAATTAAACATTAATAGAGATGCACAATGTCCATCATGCAATGGCACAGGAGGTAAAAAAACAGCATGTTCTGTATGTCATGGAACAGGAATGGCTAGTGATGGCTCTTTTTTTGCATCCCCTTGCAGAATATGCTCTGGAACTGGTGAAAAAATAATTGAACCATGTATAAAATGCAGGTCAAAAGGATATGTGCATATTAATGAACATATCAAAATAAAAATACCAGCTGGTATTGATAATGATTCTAAAATAAGAGTATCAGGCAAAGGAAATGCTGGTGAAAATGGTGCACCAGAAGGAGATTTATATATTAAAACTACCATTATTGATAACCCAGTATATGAAAGAAATGGCAGTGATTTAACTATTAATATGGATATAGATATTTTTGAAGCTGCCCTTGGTATAAAATTAACTGTCCCTACCCCTTATGGTGCAGTTAATTTAAATGTTCCTGCAGGTGTAAAAAGCGGGCAGAAATTAAGATTAAAAGGCAAAGGTATGCCTGTTCTTAGAAAAAATATTAATGGAGATTTATATGTAGTTATTAATATTAAAGCTCCAGAAAAATTAAGTGATAATGTAAAAGATTTGCTTATAAAAGCACAAAGTTTAAGCCCAAAACTTGATAGAAGTGATATTTTAGCAAAAGGAACTATATAA
- the clpB gene encoding ATP-dependent chaperone ClpB, with amino-acid sequence MINYNKMTIKAQEALQDTVKLAESLSHQMLQVEHLTYSILTQKDGLIRPLLQKLGVNLDMTAAEIKSILDSLPKVSGSMQPTLSPDAQKAIDYAFDMAKKMGDEYVSTEHLLLGAVEHAGYSLRKIFASNSIDEKNINKAIKEIRGSSKIVDQNPEDKMNTLEKYTINLTEAARNGKLDPVIGRDEEIRRVIHVLSRRTKNNPVLIGEPGVGKTAIAEGLAQRIINGDIPESLKNKVIAVLDMGGLIAGTKYRGEFEDRLKAILKEIKESNGEIILFIDEIHTLVGAGATDGAMDAANILKPSLARGELHCIGATTLDEYKKYIEKDAALERRFQPVIVKEPSVEDTVSILRGLKEKYEIHHGVRIKDSALVAAAHLANKYIADRFMPDKAIDLIDEATARLRMEIDSMPAELDELERRARQLEIERQALKKETDAASKTRCDNIEKELGDLKEKIGTLSTQWNNEKNIIKQSRDIKEEIENTRHQAELAERSGDLEKASQLKYGTLVELAKKQEEVTEKLKDIQHGKAMLKEEVDEEDIAEVVSRWTSVPVTKLLEEEADKLLNMESYLHKRVIGQNVAIKAVSEAVRRSRAGLNDPKRPMGSFIFLGPTGVGKTELAKALAEFLFDTEEALIRIDMSEYMEKHSVAKLIGAPPGYVGYEEGGQLTEKVRRRPYSVILLDEIEKAHPDVFNILLQLLDDGRLTDSKGRVVNFKNTVVIMTSNVASQNIMEEFSQTGSLEEKYEKINQIAINELSMYFKPEFLNRVDDIIVFHPLTKENIAEIARLLINGVAKRLAELPIGLEVDDNAIDLIVQSGFDVTFGARPMKRAVQRMIENLVAESIIKGETKPNTNIHLTAKDGKIVIK; translated from the coding sequence ATGATTAACTACAACAAAATGACAATCAAAGCACAGGAAGCTTTACAGGACACTGTAAAATTAGCAGAAAGTTTGTCTCACCAAATGCTTCAGGTGGAACATTTAACTTATTCAATACTTACCCAAAAGGATGGTCTTATTCGCCCTCTTCTACAAAAACTTGGGGTAAATCTTGATATGACTGCAGCAGAAATTAAATCAATACTTGATTCTCTGCCAAAAGTATCAGGCTCTATGCAGCCAACATTATCCCCAGATGCTCAAAAAGCTATAGATTATGCTTTTGATATGGCTAAAAAAATGGGTGATGAATATGTTTCAACAGAACATTTACTTTTAGGTGCTGTTGAGCATGCAGGATATTCTTTAAGAAAAATATTTGCAAGTAATAGTATTGACGAAAAAAATATTAATAAAGCAATTAAAGAAATAAGAGGCAGCAGCAAAATAGTTGACCAAAACCCAGAAGATAAAATGAATACTCTTGAAAAATACACTATTAACTTAACTGAAGCTGCAAGAAATGGAAAACTTGACCCTGTTATAGGCAGAGATGAGGAAATAAGACGAGTAATACATGTGTTATCAAGAAGAACTAAAAACAACCCAGTGTTAATTGGTGAACCTGGTGTTGGCAAAACAGCTATTGCTGAAGGACTGGCACAAAGAATTATTAATGGTGATATTCCAGAAAGCCTTAAAAATAAAGTTATTGCTGTATTAGATATGGGCGGATTAATTGCTGGCACAAAATACAGAGGTGAATTTGAAGACAGACTTAAAGCCATTTTAAAAGAAATAAAGGAATCAAATGGTGAAATTATACTATTTATTGATGAAATTCATACTCTTGTAGGTGCTGGAGCAACTGATGGTGCAATGGACGCTGCAAATATTTTAAAACCATCTCTTGCAAGGGGTGAACTGCACTGCATAGGTGCTACAACTCTTGATGAATATAAAAAATATATTGAAAAAGATGCAGCACTTGAAAGAAGATTTCAACCTGTTATAGTAAAAGAGCCATCTGTGGAAGATACTGTTTCTATTCTGCGTGGATTAAAAGAAAAATATGAAATTCACCATGGTGTTAGAATAAAAGACAGTGCATTAGTTGCAGCTGCTCATTTAGCTAACAAATATATTGCTGACAGGTTTATGCCAGATAAAGCAATAGATTTAATAGATGAAGCAACTGCCCGCTTAAGAATGGAAATAGACAGTATGCCAGCAGAACTTGACGAACTTGAAAGGCGTGCAAGACAGCTTGAAATAGAAAGGCAGGCTCTGAAAAAAGAAACTGATGCAGCATCTAAAACAAGATGTGATAATATTGAAAAAGAATTAGGTGATTTAAAAGAAAAAATAGGCACTCTTTCTACTCAATGGAATAATGAAAAAAATATTATTAAGCAGTCAAGAGATATTAAAGAAGAAATTGAAAATACAAGACATCAGGCAGAACTTGCTGAAAGAAGTGGTGATTTAGAAAAAGCAAGCCAGTTAAAATACGGCACTCTTGTTGAACTTGCTAAAAAGCAGGAAGAAGTTACTGAAAAATTAAAAGACATACAGCATGGAAAAGCTATGCTTAAAGAAGAAGTTGATGAAGAAGACATTGCAGAAGTTGTTTCTAGATGGACCAGTGTGCCTGTTACAAAACTTTTAGAAGAAGAAGCAGATAAACTGTTAAATATGGAAAGCTATCTGCATAAAAGAGTTATAGGGCAGAATGTTGCAATTAAAGCAGTAAGTGAAGCAGTTAGAAGAAGCCGTGCAGGGCTTAATGACCCAAAAAGACCTATGGGTTCATTTATATTCCTTGGTCCTACTGGTGTTGGTAAAACTGAGCTTGCAAAAGCACTGGCTGAATTTTTATTTGATACAGAAGAAGCATTAATTCGTATAGATATGAGTGAATATATGGAGAAACACTCTGTGGCAAAATTAATTGGTGCACCTCCAGGATATGTTGGTTATGAAGAAGGCGGTCAGTTAACAGAAAAAGTCCGCAGACGCCCTTATTCAGTAATACTGCTTGATGAAATAGAAAAAGCTCACCCAGATGTATTTAATATATTGCTGCAGCTGTTGGATGACGGAAGATTAACTGATTCTAAAGGAAGAGTTGTAAATTTTAAAAATACTGTTGTTATTATGACATCAAATGTGGCTTCTCAAAATATTATGGAAGAGTTTTCACAAACTGGCTCTCTGGAAGAAAAATATGAAAAAATAAATCAGATTGCAATTAATGAGCTTTCTATGTATTTTAAACCTGAATTTTTAAACAGAGTTGATGATATTATAGTATTCCACCCATTAACAAAAGAAAATATTGCAGAAATTGCAAGACTTTTAATAAATGGAGTAGCAAAACGGTTAGCTGAACTTCCTATTGGGTTAGAAGTAGATGACAATGCCATAGACTTAATTGTCCAAAGTGGCTTTGATGTTACATTTGGTGCAAGACCTATGAAACGAGCAGTTCAAAGAATGATAGAAAACTTAGTAGCTGAAAGTATCATTAAAGGTGAAACTAAACCAAATACTAATATTCATCTTACAGCAAAAGATGGCAAAATTGTAATCAAGTAA